Proteins from a single region of Juglans microcarpa x Juglans regia isolate MS1-56 chromosome 5S, Jm3101_v1.0, whole genome shotgun sequence:
- the LOC121267594 gene encoding probable E3 ubiquitin-protein ligase LOG2, with product MGNIWSSGVNGRRRQESRRSHQPPPPVVPPQPEIPVNRYVIAAATPYHSQYPNPNNTPHPYNQYPGYYVPPPAMPMPLPASYDHGPHSNPHLQVDPAQAHANWVGGRYPCGPVMPPPALHIEHQKAVTIRNDVNLKKETLRIEPDEENPEHFLVCFTFDATVAGSISIIFFAKESEDCNLTPMKENLIAPVTVHFQQGLGQKFRQPSGTGINFSIFEETDILKVGDMNIYPLAVKAEATSVNKNGTDGNAIPPTTNSQITHAVLEKEKGEYQVRVVKQILWVNGMRYELQEIYGIGNSVEGDLDGNDPGKECVICLSELRDTTVLPCRHMCMCSGCAKVLRLQTNRCPICRQPVERLLEIKVNNGFDE from the exons ATGGGAAACATCTGGAGTAGCGGTGTGAACGGCCGTCGAAGGCAAGAGAGCCGTCGGAGCCACCAGCCCCCTCCTCCTGTGGTACCACCGCAGCCGGAAATCCCCGTCAATCGGTACGTAATCGCCGCCGCCACGCCCTATCATTCACAGTACCCTAACCCCAACAATACTCCCCATCCTTACAACCAGTATCCTGGCTATTATGTACCTCCACCGGCTATGCCGATGCCTCTACCTGCCTCCTACGACCATGGGCCTCATTCTAATCCCCATCTTCAAGTAGACCCGGCTCAGGCACACGCCAATTGGGTCGGCGGGAGGTACCCTTGTGGACCGGTCATGCCTCCTCCGGCGCTCCATATCGAGCACCAGAAGGCAGTTACTATAAGGAACGATGTTAATCTCAAGAAAGAGACTTTGAGGATCGAGCCGGACGAGGAAAACCCTGAGCATTTCCTCGTATGCTTCACATTCGATGCCACTGTTGCCGGCAG CATTAGCATTATCTTCTTTGCAAAAGAAAGTGAGGACTGCAACCTGACACCAATGAAGGAAAACCTAATTGCACCTGTGACAGTACATTTCCAACAAGGTCTGGGTCAGAAGTTCAGGCAGCCCTCTGGAACTGGAATTAACTTCTCAATATTTGAGGAGACAGACATTCTGAAAGTGGGTGACATGAACATCTATCCTTTGGCAGTTAAAGCAGAGGCAACCTCAGTTAACAAGAATGGTACAGATGGAAACGCAATACCTCCAACTACCAACTCCCAGATAACTCACGCAGtgcttgaaaaggaaaaaggtgAATACCAGGTGAGGGTGGTGAAGCAGATCCTTTGGGTCAATGGAATGAGGTATGAGCTGCAGGAGATATATGGTATTGGGAATTCCGTTGAGGGTGACTTGGATGGGAATGACCCAGGAAAAGAATGTGTAATCTGCCTGTCGGAGCTGCGGGACACAACTGTTCTACCTTGCCGCCATATG TGTATGTGCAGTGGATGTGCAAAGGTTTTGAGGTTGCAGACAAACCGGTGCCCGATATGCAGACAACCAGTTGAGAGGCTTTTGGAAATAAAGGTCAACaatggatttgatgaatga
- the LOC121267595 gene encoding uncharacterized protein LOC121267595, producing the protein MLRFEMGQTWFEPMLPRVPRRLWLGFQKSMGVLVGGNHTSSRRVLYRSLAIASAISIIPMLYVLSCSDLGTFASVASSVCATSPGFAIASMGPGTYWFRTQLLNPIWGSFQSVHCKENVNLTVNVVRELVDKNLLKYNAKALFVGDGPAFAVLALRDLGFSNACGVYGHRFFSLNRKQFVHELDYMDNSFDFVLSRDVDLVSVPALLVLEIERVLSPGGIGAMLVGASGSAPNGLIRSATPVSSLLKSSTVVHVGYVHNFTLVVFKKRIENASYFKQYCLPSDCLSLTNNKPFMDQIEPLVEKKSMGFENWYSYLPKLMNIGYRKRLVYIDIGARVHLHSNIINWFLPSYPIDSKAFNVYFVNHNTSVLLSYVKKPGITFVYHPGLAGNRASADLSSDEDVDPPLQNEGFDFLSWFQETVQYADFVVLKMNSGKVERKFLLELFESGAICFVDEMFLHCEEGGDGEGALKGDCMDLFKGLRSRGVFVHQWWGD; encoded by the exons ATGCTTCGTTTCGAGATGGGTCAGACCTGGTTCGAGCCAATGCTGCCGAGGGTTCCGAGGAGGCTCTGGTTAGGGTTCCAAAAATCAATGGGTGTCCTCGTGGGTGGGAATCACACCTCCTCCAG GCGCGTGCTTTATCGATCTCTCGCAATCGCCTCAGCTATTTCGATCATTCCCATGCTGTACGTTTTATCTTGTTCCGATTTGGGAACGTTTGCTTCCGTGGCCTCCAGTGTCTGTGCCACGAGTCCGGGCTTCGCAATTGCGAGTATGGGTCCGGGCACATATTGGTTTCGTACCCAGCTCCTGAATCCCATTTGGGGCTCATTTCAATCGGTGCACTGCAAGGAAAATGTGAATTTGACCGTTAATGTGGTTAGAGAGCTTGTGGATAAGAACTTATTGAAATATAATGCTAAAGCTCTCTTTGTTGGAGATGGACCGGCCTTTGCCGTGTTGGCATTGCGAGATCTGGGGTTCTCCAATGCCTGCGGTGTTTATGGGCACCGCTTTTTCTCGCTTAATCGGAAACAGTTTGTTCATGAGCTTGACTACATGGACAATTCATTTGATTTCGTGTTGTCCAGGGACGTAGACTTGGTTTCTGTCCCTGCATTGCTTGTGCTCGAAATTGAGCGGGTTCTTAGCCCAGGTGGGATTGGTGCCATGCTTGTGGGTGCTAGTGGTTCGGCCCCAAATGGCTTGATTAGGTCTGCCACCCCAGTTTCATCCTTGCTGAAAAGTTCCACTGTCGTGCATGTTGGTTATGTGCACAACTTTACTCTGGTTGTCTTCAAGAAAAGAATCGAAAATGCCAGTTATTTCAAGCAGTATTGCCTTCCTTCTGACTGCCTGTCTTTGACAAATAATAAGCCTTTCATGGACCAAATTGAGCCCCttgtggaaaaaaaatcaatgggaTTTGAGAACTGGTATTCTTATTTGCCCAAGCTTATGAATATTGGTTATAGGAAGCGATTAGTCTATATTGATATTGGGGCAAGGGTGCATCTACACtctaatattataaattggTTCCTGCCCTCCTATCCTATTGATAGCAAAGCATtcaatgtttattttgttaaccATAACACTTCAGTGCTGTTATCCTATGTCAAAAAACCTGGTATCACCTTTGTATATCATCCTGGCTTGGCTGGAAACAGGGCTTCAGCTGATCTTAGTTCTGATGAAGATGTTGATCCGCCTTTGCAAAATGAAGGGTTTGATTTTCTTTCCTGGTTTCAAGAAACAGTGCAATATGCAGATTTTGTGGTTCTAAAGATGAACTCAGGTAAGGTGGAAAGGAAATTCTTGTTGGAGTTATTTGAAAGTGGAGCAATATGCTTCGTAGATGAGATGTTCCTTCATTGTGAAGAGGGAGGAGATGGTGAAGGTGCATTGAAGGGAGACTGCATGGACCTCTTCAAGGGCCTTAGAAGCCGTGGTGTCTTTGTCCATCAGTGGTGGGGTGACTAA